In Sparus aurata chromosome 2, fSpaAur1.1, whole genome shotgun sequence, a single genomic region encodes these proteins:
- the LOC115597042 gene encoding solute carrier family 35 member F2-like, translating to MDTKQSEEASRDGNQKSGFMIWVRKFNLKEVLTWQLARTLAMGQGLAALICGTAITSQYLATSFSVNTPMMQSLFNYTLLCVTYTTMLLCRTGDGNILQILKRRWWKYLLLGLVDVEANYTVVKAYQYTTLTSVQLLDCFVIPVLMILSWWVLKTRYRPVHFVAVCICLLGVGAMVGADLLAGRDQGSTSNILLGDGLVLISATLYAVSNVCQEYTVKNLSRVEFLGMVGLFGTIISIIQMVVLERNEVAKIQWSWQVGLLFAAYALCMYTLYSCMPIVVKLSSATSVNLSLLTADLFSLFCGVFLFQYNFSGLYLVSLVVILIGFITFNVVPTPVDHADSSSSSSSSICEEDHNNDPVATQDDITKQEVAVRITAEEEEDGEKEEEERRKSGLSDAVGRSTKL from the exons GCAGTTGGCGAGGACGTTGGCGATGGGTCAGGGCCTGGCGGCGCTCATCTGTGGGACGGCCATCACCTCTCAGTACCTCGCCACGAGCTTCAGTGTGAACACGCCGATGATGCAGAGCCTCTTCAACTACACCCTGCTGTGTGTCACCTACACCACCATGCTGCTCTGCAGAACAG GGGATGGAAATATTTTACAGATTCTGAAGAGGAGATGGTGGAAGTACCTCCTGCTGGGACTGGTGGACGTCGAGGCCAACTACACTGTCGTTAAAGCGTACCAGTACACCACCCTCACCAGTGTACAG CTGCTGGACTGTTTTGTGATCCCGGTCCTGATGATACTGTCGTGGTGGGTTTTGAAGACCCGCTACAGGCCGGTCCACTTTGTAGCCGTCTGCATCTGTCTCCTGGGGGTCGGGGCCATGGTTGGGGCCGACCTGCTGGCTGGACGAGATCAGGGCTCCA ccTCAAACATCCTGTTGGGTGACGGTCTGGTGCTGATCAGTGCGACGCTGTACGCCGTCTCTAACGTGTGTCAGGAGTACACGGTGAAGAACCTGAGCAGGGTGGAGTTCCTCGGCATGGTCGGCCTGTTCGGCACAATCATCAGCATCATACAGAT GGTTGTCCTGGAGCGTAATGAAGTTGCCAAGATCCAGTGGAGCTGGCAAGTGG GGCTCCTGTTCGCTGCCTACGCGTTGTGTATGTACACTCTGTACAGCTGCATGCCCATCGTGGTGAAGCTGAGCAGCGCCACCTCCGTCAACCTCTCGCTCCTCACCGCCGACCTCTTCAGCCTCTTCTGTGGGGTCTTCCTCTTCCAGTACAAT TTCTCTGGACTCTACCTGGTCTCACTGGTGGTCATCCTCATCGGCTTCATCACCTTCAACGTCGTGCCAACACCTGTTGACCACgcagactcctcctcctcttcttcctcttccatcTGTGAGGAAGATCACAACAACGATCCTGTGGCCACTCAGGATGACATCACCAAGCAGGAAGTGGCTGTGAGGATCAccgctgaggaagaggaggatggagagaaggaggaagaggagaggaggaagagcggCCTCAGTGATGCTGTTGGTCGCAGCACTAAACTCTGA
- the LOC115596069 gene encoding carcinoembryonic antigen-related cell adhesion molecule 1-like: MAAVAELSFLLFALINNIHAEERIIIANESDSFTYSLPEEADSCLISRFVGEEMLVLWNTSALWSQNSTAPEDLKQRLSVVSRDNISSYMIQNLTHSDSGQYQEKCWGNVTYERNITIIVCSMINRRKHIQVTGGETVDLPCEGAADNLDIQWLKSDSEYEDEIWTRVFGDSVTSVMDDVEGRSQEVKTSSGLRIYNLTLTRIKYYNCLLMNQQQCVSSHPVELDLPFELILHTVGETAVLQCPAAEFTDNQPPVWKKFSGTSYNSEVGKNYSLVLSSLQLNHSNFYSCQIYNHVQWYHLVVCPKSGPPAVELFSEGDNVTFRCRGWEEGRRPHWFIKSNQTEDRFLYLYDSTSHLKSRLNISKDDGLLILSNVSLEDTGEYWCVVYGPDTQCVSSSRTVLKSREPSGMDFTLYTVRSSLLPGLLVILCVVVVAVNQRTRRGEQRPAQTDS, encoded by the coding sequence ATGGCTGCAGTCGCAGAGCTCTCCTtcctgctgtttgctctcaTCAACAACATTCATGCAGAAGAACGTATCATCATCGCAAACGAATCGGACTCTTTCACCTACAGCCTCCCCGAGGAGGCCGACTCCTGCCTGATCTCCAGATTTGTTGGTGAGGAGATGCTCGTCCTGTGGAATACCTCTGCCCTCTGGTCCCAGAACTCCACAGCACCTGAAGACTTGAAACAACGACTGTCAGTTGTCAGCAGAGACAATATTTCTTCTTACATGATCCAGAACCTGACCCACTCTGACTCTGGCCAGTACCAAGAGAAGTGTTGGGGCAACGTGACATATGAGAGAAACATCACTATTATTGTTTGTAGTATGATAAATAGAAGGAAACATATTCAAGTCACAGGTGGAGAAACAGTGGACCTGCCATGTGAGGGAGCGGCTGACAATCTGGACATCCAGTGGCTCAAGAGTGATTCTGAATATGAGGACGAGATTTGGACAAGAGTTTTTGGGGACAGTGTAACATCGGTGATGGACGATGTTGAAGGAAGATCCCAAGAGGTGAAAACCTCATCAGGACTTCGTATTTACAACCTCACGTTAACACGGATCAAATATTACAACTGTCTGCTGATGAACCAACAGCAGTGTGTCAGCAGTCACCCTGTAGAGTTAGACCTGCCATTTGAGTTGATCCTCCACACAGTGGGAGAGACAGCTGTGTTACAGTGCCCTGCTGCTGAGTTCACTGACAACCAGCCTCCAGTTTGGAAAAAGTTTAGTGGGACCTCCTACAACTCAGAGGTGGGCAAAAACTACTCACTGGTGCTTTCATCACTTCAGTTAAATCACTCAAATTTTTACTCTTGTCAAATCTACAACCATGTTCAATGGTATCACCTGGTGGTGTGCCCCAAATCTGGCCCACCTGCTGTCGAGCTCTTCTCAGAAGGAGACAATGTCACTTTCAGATGCAGAGGTTGGGAAGAGGGTCGGAGGCCCCACTGGTTCATCAAGTCAAACCAAACAGAAGACAGATTCTTGTATTTATATGATTCAACATCTCATCTGAAGAGCAGACTGAACATATCTAAAGATGATGGCTTGTTGATTCTCTCTAATGTCTCACTGGAAGACACAGGAGAGTACTGGTGTGTCGTTTATGGCCCAGatacacagtgtgtgtcatcctccagaactgttctgaagTCCAGAGAGCCCTCTGGGATGGACTTCACCCTCTACACGGTGAGGTCCTCACTGCTCCCTGGTCTGCTGGTGatcctctgtgttgttgtggtcgCTGTGAACCAGAGGaccaggagaggagagcagcgtccagctcagacagacagttaa